In Bacteroidota bacterium, the genomic stretch GACCCCGCGCCAGAGGTCGGCTTTCTGGCTGAGGTCGCGGTACTCCTTGTCGAGCGCGGTCCACCGCTCGTAGTCGCGCTCGATGGCGTCGCGCTGCGCGATCAGCGTCTCGGCCTGCGTGATCCGCCCGGCGAGGTCGGTCCGCTCGCGGTCGAGTTCCTGGCGGCGTGCGGCGAGGCGGGCGAGGCGGGCCTGCTGGCCTTCGACAGTCTGGGCTAGGCTGTCGAGTTCCGCGAGGCGCTCGGTGAGGCGCTTGCCCTCGGTGTCGGCGTCGGCCTGGTCTTGTTTTAGTTTTGCAATAACAGATTCAAGCTCCGCACCCTCCTCCTTCCACCGCCCCTCGTCTTCGAGCGCCCCCGTCAGCCGCTCGATCTCCAGGTCGGCCCGCTTGCCACGCTCGGTCGCCTCCGACAGCCGGCCGCGCGCGACGGCGGCGTATTTCTCGTAGCGGTCCAGCCCGAGGATCCGGCCGAGGATCTCCTTGCGCTCGCCGGATTTCTTCTTGGTGAACTCGTCGCTCCGCCCCTGGAGCAGGAACGCCGAGTTGATGAACGTCTCGTAGTCCAGCCCGAGCGTGTCGGTGATGACGGCCTGCGTGTCCTTGACCGAACCCTCAGTGAGCGCCCGGAAGTCGGTGCCGTCCCACGCCTGAAACTCCAGCCCCGGCTTCGAGGTCTTGCCGGAGGCCGAGCGCTGGAACGAGCGCACGACGCGGTAGCGCCCGCCTTCGAGGTCGAAGACGAGCTCGACCTGCATGTCGCGCGTGCCGATGCGGAGGAGGTCTTCGTCGGGCTTGCGGGCATCGCTCGACTTCCGCGCCTCGCCCCAGACGGCCCAGGTGATGGCGTCGAGCAGCGCCGACTTGCCCTGCCCGTTGCCGCCCGAGAGGCACGCGACGTGGAACTGCTCGAAGTCGAGCGGCTCGGCGTCGGTGCCGTACGAGAGAAAGTTGCGGAGCCTGAGGGAAACGGGAACCATGTCGAGTGACGAACGACGAGTGACGAATGGGACTCACAGGTCGTCAGTCATCATCGTCGAACTTGTCGAGGAGGGTGTCTTGCAGGCCGGGGGCGAGGGCACAGAAGAGGTCCCACGCGCTCGGGGCCAGGGTCTGGACGGGGGCGTAGAGGACCGACTGCTCCCGCGTCTCTTCGCCGACGAGGAGCGGCGCGCCGCCGGGGAGGGCGACGGCGCTCGTGACGAGGAGGAGCACGCTCAGGACGAGCGCGGCGCGCAGCCCGCCGAACCCGGCCCCGGCCAGTTTGTCGACCGCGCCGAGCTTGAGGAGCGCGAGCGCCCTGCGAACGAGAAAGGCGGCGAAGGTGAGCGCGCTGAGCACCGCCGCGAAGGTAACCCCGAACCCGAGCACCGGCGCGAGCCGATCCGACAGCCCGAGGCTCGCCACGACGAGGTCGCCCACCGGACCCATCGCCCCCGCCGCGAGCCACAGCGCGACGACGAGGCCGACGGTACCGACGAGTTGGCTAAGCGCACCGGCACGCACGCCGCGCCACACGCCGAGCGCGATCAGTCCAGCGAGGGCCAGATCGAGGGTGCCGGCGGACATTAGCAGTGCGCCTCGATTGTAGGTGAAGTCCCGCTCCAAGCCCCGACACTCGTCATCCCCGCGCAGGCGGGGACCCACAGGTATGCTGGCCGGTGGATCCCGGATCGGGGTCCGGGATGACCGGTGTTCGAGGAATGGAATCCGGCGAGAGCGAGACCACCGAAGTGGACGCGCGGAAACGACCGCGAACGCAAAAGCGGGGGGTCACACGCCAGCATCACGCGCTCAGCAACTCCTGCACGGCGACGCGGACGCGGTTGCCGTCGGCCTTGCCCTTAAGCGCGCTCATCGCCTCGCCCATCACGCG encodes the following:
- a CDS encoding CvpA family protein; this encodes MSAGTLDLALAGLIALGVWRGVRAGALSQLVGTVGLVVALWLAAGAMGPVGDLVVASLGLSDRLAPVLGFGVTFAAVLSALTFAAFLVRRALALLKLGAVDKLAGAGFGGLRAALVLSVLLLVTSAVALPGGAPLLVGEETREQSVLYAPVQTLAPSAWDLFCALAPGLQDTLLDKFDDDD